In the genome of Streptomyces pactum, one region contains:
- a CDS encoding inositol monophosphatase family protein codes for MMEQFLASDLSDVEEAVRKAAAAEVLPRFRQLADHEVLRKNGPHDLVTVADRLAEEHLTASLTALLPGSAVVGEEAVHADPSLLVALSGDAPVWIVDPVDGTRQFVHGDPGFACLVALAHRGEVLASWTYAPALDLMAVARRGQGARLDGEPLAAGSPAPGAVLQVAISHYDFTTDEQKRALAGLTTDGVAPRPCGSAGLEYLAVARGALDAVAFSWENAWDHAAGLLLVAEAGGASATVAGEPFRIAGGNALPFTAARDEATARHILSLLATAG; via the coding sequence ATGATGGAGCAATTTCTCGCCAGTGACCTCTCCGACGTCGAGGAGGCGGTCCGCAAGGCGGCCGCGGCCGAGGTCCTGCCGCGCTTTCGGCAGCTGGCCGACCACGAGGTGCTGCGCAAGAACGGCCCGCACGACCTGGTGACCGTCGCCGACCGGCTCGCCGAGGAACACCTCACCGCCTCGCTCACCGCCCTGCTGCCGGGCTCCGCGGTGGTCGGCGAGGAAGCGGTGCACGCCGACCCGTCGCTGCTCGTCGCGCTCAGCGGCGACGCCCCGGTGTGGATCGTGGACCCGGTGGACGGCACCCGGCAGTTCGTGCACGGCGATCCGGGCTTCGCCTGCCTGGTGGCGCTGGCGCACCGGGGCGAGGTGCTGGCCTCCTGGACGTACGCGCCGGCCCTGGACCTGATGGCGGTGGCGCGCCGCGGGCAGGGCGCCCGGCTGGACGGCGAGCCGCTGGCCGCCGGCTCCCCGGCCCCGGGCGCGGTGCTCCAGGTGGCGATATCCCACTACGACTTCACCACCGACGAACAGAAGCGCGCCCTGGCCGGGCTGACCACCGACGGGGTGGCGCCGCGCCCGTGCGGCTCGGCCGGCCTGGAGTACCTGGCCGTGGCGCGCGGCGCGCTGGACGCCGTCGCGTTCTCCTGGGAGAACGCCTGGGACCACGCGGCCGGGCTGCTGCTGGTGGCGGAGGCCGGGGGAGCGAGCGCCACCGTCGCGGGCGAGCCGTTCCGGATCGCGGGCGGTAACGCGCTGCCGTTCACCGCGGCGCGGGACGAGGCGACCGCACGGCATATTCTGAGCCTGCTGGCCACGGCCGGCTGA